A genomic segment from Gossypium hirsutum isolate 1008001.06 chromosome D04, Gossypium_hirsutum_v2.1, whole genome shotgun sequence encodes:
- the LOC121203005 gene encoding pentatricopeptide repeat-containing protein At2g16880, whose translation MNQIQSELLNALTKILQTSKNPIDSLTPYISFLTPSLLHSLISSPSLSAQPSTLLSLHKLSLSLFPCLSSSPSFLLALLPRLLSHHKFSESKSLLLSFLSSDPQNTFFNSLIHHPSLSKLKPLLEISVSSYVQSGRPHLGFELFCLLKRLKKKPNLLTCNTLINGLIKFPSLHSIQLGKQVFYDSIKLGVIPQTSTFNIMILGCCLEGKFNEAISFIEKMKEFGCFPDNVTYNTILGFFCKKGRLKEAGNLLQDMKEKGLMPNRYTFNILVSGYCKVGWLKEARKVIDLMVQNDVLPDIWTYNMLINGLCGEGRIEEAVKLKDEMENSKVLPDVVTYNTLIDGYFKHGSSEEGFRLVEEMREKGMELNAVTNNILVKWYCKEGKMDEASERVRMMEESGFPPDKVTYNTLINGYCKAGKLGEAFEMMDLMGRKGFKMDTITLNTILHTLCKEKKLKEASELLSSASNRGYLLDEVSYGTLLAGYFKDGMADKALQLWSEMRKKEIIPSIITYNTIIGGLCQLGKTEQAISKFKELLRNGLVPDATTYNTIIHVYCKEGKVEKAFELHNKMVEKSLKPDVFTCNILLSGLCSNGMLEKALKLFNTWISEGKAIDQVTYNTMISGLCKEGRLEDAFHLVSEMKERSLGPDPYTYSSILGALASAGRMNEAEEFMSKMVEVENFGEQSLQLKEQNVKTSEITEAYDPDSNACSEQIIELCNQGRYKDAMRIFEASNQKGVTLNKSTYIVLMEGLIKRRKRLSKAVQ comes from the coding sequence ATGAATCAAATACAATCAGAGTTGCTAAATGCCTTAACCAAAATCTTACAAACCTCAAAAAACCCAATAGATTCATTAACTCCTTACATTTCTTTCCTAACTCCATCCCTTCTACACTCCCTGATTTCCTCTCCTTCCCTTTCCGCCCAACCTTCCACCCTCCTTTCTCTCCACAAACTCTCCCTTTCCCTCTTCCCTTGTCTTTCTTCTTCACCTTCTTTCCTTCTTGCCCTCCTCCCTCGCCTACTTTCCCACCACAAATTCTCCGAATCCAAATCCCTCCTCCTCTCCTTCCTTTCCTCTGACCCGCAAAATACCTTCTTCAACTCCCTCATTCACCACCCATCTCTTTCTAAATTAAAACCCCTCCTTGAAATCTCCGTTTCCAGCTATGTCCAATCAGGGAGGCCCCATTTAGGATTTGAGCTTTTTTGCCTCTTGAAAAGGCTTAAAAAGAAACCCAACTTGCTCACTTGCAATACTCTTATCAACGGGTTGATAAAATTCCCATCCTTGCATTCGATCCAGTTAGGTAAGCAAGTTTTCTATGATTCTATTAAGCTTGGTGTTATTCCCCAAACAAGTACTTTCAATATTATGATTTTAGGGTGTTGTTTAGAAGGTAAGTTCAATGAGGCGATTTCATTTATTGAGAAAATGAAGGAATTTGGTTGTTTTCctgataatgttacttataataCGATCCTTGGGTTTTTCTGTAAGAAAGGAAGGTTAAAGGAAGCTGGGAATTTATTGCAAGATATGAAAGAAAAAGGGTTGATGCCAAATAGGTATACATTCAATATACTTGTTTCTGGATATTGTAAGGTTGGGTGGTTGAAAGAAGCTAGGAAAGTTATTGACTTGATGGTGCAAAATGATGTTTTGCCTGATATTTGGACGTATAATATGTTGATTAATGGGTTGTGTGGTGAAGGGAGAATTGAAGAGGCGGTTAAGTTGAAGGATGAGATGGAGAATTCAAAAGTGTTACCAGATGTTGTTACTTATAATACATTGATTGATGGATATTTTAAACATGGGAGTAGTGAGGAGGGCTTTAGGTTGGTTGAGGAAATGAGGGAGAAAGGGATGGAGCTGAATGCAGTTACTAACAATATTTTGGTTAAATGGTACTGCAAAGAAGGGAAGATGGATGAAGCGAGTGAAAGAGTTAGGATGATGGAGGAAAGTGGGTTTCCACCGGATAAGGTTACCTACAATACTTTGATTAATGGATATTGCAAGGCTGGGAAATTGGGTGAAGCTTTTGAGATGATGGATTTGATGGGAAGGAAAGGTTTTAAGATGGATACTATCACACTTAATACCATTCTTCATACTCTATGCAAGGAGAAAAAGCTGAAGGAAGCATCTGAGTTACTAAGTAGTGCTAGTAACAGAGGTTATTTGCTCGATGAGGTCAGCTATGGTACTTTGTTAGCGGGATACTTTAAGGATGGTATGGCAGACAAAGCATTACAGCTTTGGAGTGAGATGAGGAAGAAGGAAATTATTCCTAGTATCATAACCTATAACACCATAATTGGAGGGCTTTGCCAATTGGGAAAAACTGAGCAAGCAATTTCCAAGTTTAAGGAGTTACTTCGGAATGGTTTAGTCCCAGATGCAACTACTTACAATACTATTATTCATGTTTACTGCAAGGAGGGGAAAGTTGAGAAAGCATTTGAGTTACACAACAAAATGGTTGAAAAGTCTCTCAAACCAGATGTCTTCACCTGTAATATTCTGCTTTCTGGTCTTTGCAGCAATGGTATGCTGGAAAAAGCTCTTAAGCTCTTCAATACTTGGATTTCAGAAGGGAAAGCAATTGACCAAGTTACTTACAACACGATGATATCAGGTCTATGCAAGGAAGGAAGATTGGAGGATGCATTTCATCTTGTCTCCGAAATGAAAGAAAGGAGTCTAGGCCCCGATCCTTATACATATAGTTCCATTCTTGGTGCTCTCGCAAGTGCAGGGAGGATGAATGAAGCAGAGGAGTTCATGTCAAAAATGGTTGAAGTGGAAAATTTTGGAGAACAATCCTTACAGTTGAAGGAGCAGAATGTCAAGACAAGTGAGATCACCGAGGCATATGATCCAGATTCCAATGCTTGCTCAGAACAGATCATTGAACTGTGCAATCAGGGAAGATATAAGGATGCTATGCGCATTTTTGAAGCATCAAATCAGAAGGGAGTTACTTTAAATAAGTCCACCTATATTGTTTTAATGGAAGGGCTTATCAAGAGGCGAAAACGCTTATCAAAAGCTGTCCAATAG